The following coding sequences are from one Gossypium raimondii isolate GPD5lz chromosome 4, ASM2569854v1, whole genome shotgun sequence window:
- the LOC105779203 gene encoding uncharacterized protein LOC105779203 isoform X2 encodes MDLHNLPFKVGQLVETRSFLQGYRGAWFRCKIKEIGLRNKELGHALEYIDFPDEKIRWTKLYQKSRKPKDNKRYLMVRPCFPSVYHESQMPDVNTISETVVIVNDSWKVGDLVDWWTDNCFWTGTIIEKLDDENFKIELPPPPKGEGCLYDVSCKDLRPSLDWSVDEGWKLPKGGKYHLYCARIVKPVYQDWWM; translated from the exons ATGGATCTCCATAACCTTCCATTTAAAGTTGGTCAACTAGTCGAGACGAGATCTTTTTTGCAAGGGTATCGTGGTGCATGGTTTAGGTGCAAG aTAAAGGAAATTGGTCTGAGGAACAAGGAACTAGGACATGCCTTGGAATATATTGATTTTCCAGATGAGA AAATACGTTGGACAAAGTTATATCAAAAGTCTCGTAAACCAAAGGATAATAAGCGATACTTGATGGTGCGCCCTTGCTTTCCTTCTGTTTACCATGAAAGTCAGATGCCTGACGTCAATACAATTTCAGAGACGGTTGTTATAGTCAATGATTCTTGGAAGGTGGGTGATTTGGTAGATTGGTGGACTGATAATTGCTTTTGGACTGGGACGATAATTGAAAAGTTGGacgatgaaaattttaag ATTGAGTTGCCACCTCCTCCTAAGGGTGAAGGGTGTTTATATGATGTTTCTTGCAAAGACTTGCGTCCATCACTGGATTGGTCTGTGGATGAGGGCTGGAAGCTGCCCAAG GGGGGTAAATATCATCTTTATTGTGCTCGAATAGTTAAGCCTGTTTATCAAG